A single window of Zea mays cultivar B73 chromosome 10, Zm-B73-REFERENCE-NAM-5.0, whole genome shotgun sequence DNA harbors:
- the LOC100279232 gene encoding HR-like lesion-inducing protein-related isoform X1: protein MEDRLDQTKQQPIPPVCGLPLPCLLVSSVSPPCLPETQSRALFGRRRSATTTMGFISFVGRVLFASLFLLSAYQEFIEFGNDGGPAAKTLKPKFNLFVKLVSKNTGLGVPHIDIKTVIAATMFLKGFGGLLFIVSSSFGAFLLLIYLAFITPIVYDFYNHEMESTLFVDLFFKFIQNLAFMGALLFFLGMKNSIPKRRSKGRTTKTKTN, encoded by the exons ATGGAAGACCGACTCGACCAGACAAAACAGCAGCCCATCCCCCCAGTCTGCGGTCTCCCCCTCCCCTGCCTCCTCGTCTCCTCGGTCTCCCCTCCCTGTCTTCCAGAGACACAGAGCAGGGCGCTCTTCGGTCGGAGGAGAAGCGCGACCACGACCATGGGCTTTATCTCGTTCGTCGGCCGGGTTCTCTTCGCCTCCCTCTTCCTCCTCTCGGCCTACCAAGA GTTCATTGAATTTGGAAATGACGGTGGACCTGCAGCGAAGACCTTGAAGCCAAAGTTCAATTTGTTCGTCAAGCTAGTGTCCAAGAATACTGGATTGGGGGTGCCGCATATTGAT ATAAAAACTGTCATTGCAGCTACCATGTTTCTTAAAGGCTTTGGTGGTCTTCTGTTCATAGTCAGCAGCTCATTTGGAGCATTCCTCCTG CTCATTTACTTGGCGTTTATAACCCCTATTGTGTATGACTTCTACAACCATGAAATGGAGTCAACACTGTTTGTCGATCTTTTTTTCAAGTTCATACAG AACTTGGCGTTTATGGGTGCCCTGCTTTTCTTCCTTGGGATGAAGAACTCAATTCCAAAACGTCGCTCCAAGGGAAGGACAACAAAAACCAAGACAAACTGA
- the LOC103641495 gene encoding subtilisin-like protease SBT2.4 — protein sequence MSALPWCILIPMLFAAAAVVASSAAAAGLIVRERPDDEHEEKPSIYIVSLHGEPPLAATRVVDRNATWYGAQKRRVARLHDQLLQHAMEHEGAAGSRCCWRIYSYHRSVNGFALHATASLAERLRAAPEVAAVEEDVGTRLMTTYTPRLLGLPDGVWRPRRGGKGEEDDGAGVVVGVVDSGVDPEHPSFAYAPRPRAAPADPRGDDGGPFAGARGCVVGPRFPPGSCNGKIVTARYFAAGAAAVLPLDPSRDLSPFDAEGHGSHVASIAAGNRGVPVVVGGAMYGFASGMAPSARLAVYKAVYPAGGTMADLIAAIDQAMEDKVDVLVLSIGPDERPASEVTFLSMLDVALLSARRAGVFVAQAAGNSGPAESSVVSYSPWVTTVAAATTGRSYTSWLVLGDGRRIPGLGLSAPTIQSRLVAAKDAAVPDAASMEHAEECQHAEALSFRTDVLRGSIVVCSFSRGFYNGTSTLSAIRDVAQALGFAGFVLVADAQHGGDFLAQPLPFSVPGVMVPRVADAMVLWSYYAAHTVYGGSATVFGATAAITEGRVAAFTDAAPVVARYSSRGPDVIDRESTPADVLKPDILAPGDQVWAAWSALSVGETIFSGNHFAMISGTSMAAPHIGGVAALIRQRHPSWGPSAVASALSTTARRHDRQKRPIMSEGFQIGSLHTGTPFHYGAGFVNPAGALDPGLVVAPEPDDYTSFLCSLPQLSPDDVLAATGLACQTPLASPVDLNLPSVTVSALRGSLFVRRRVTNVASNAETYLCSTLPPAGVSVTVRPAWFEVAPGETQEVVIELRVTRASNAFSFGEILLAGSLDHLVRLPLAVRPLAT from the exons ATGTCAGCTCTTCCGTGGTGCATCCTGATTCCCATGCTCTTTGCGGCGGCAGCAGTGGTAGCATcatccgcggcggcggcgggactGATAGTGAGAGAAAGGCCAGACGATGAGCACGAGGAGAAGCCATCCATCTACATCGTGTCGTTGCACGGCGAGCCGCCCTTGGCCGCGACGAGAGTAGTTGACCGGAACGCGACATGGTACGGAGCACAGAAGAGGAGGGTAGCGCGGCTCCACGACCAGCTCCTGCAGCACGCCATGGAACACGAAGGCGCCGCAGGTTCGCGCTGCTGCTGGAGGATCTACAGCTACCATCGCTCCGTCAACGGGTTCGCCCTTCACGCGACGGCCTCGCTGGCCGAGCGGCTGCGAGCGGCGCCGGAGGTGGCGGCTGTGGAGGAGGACGTGGGCACGCGCCTCATGACCACGTACACGCCGCGGCTCCTTGGTCTCCCCGACGGCGTGTGGCGGCCGCGCCGGGGCGGCAAAGGGGAAGAGGACGACGGGGCGGGCGTGGTcgtcggcgtcgtcgactcgggcGTCGACCCCGAACACCCCAGCTTCGCGTACGCGCCACGGCCACGGGCGGCGCCGGCCGATCCGCGCGGGGACGACGGTGGCCCGTTCGCCGGGGCGCGCGGTTGCGTCGTCGGCCCCAGGTTCCCGCCTGGCTCGTGCAACGGCAAGATCGTGACGGCGAGGTACTTCGCTGCCGGAGCGGCGGCCGTGCTTCCGCTGGACCCCTCACGCGACTTGTCGCCGTTCGACGCCGAGGGGCACGGCAGCCACGTTGCTTCCATAGCGGCGGGGAACCGAGGAGTGCCGGTGGTCGTTGGCGGTGCAATGTATGGCTTCGCCAGCGGCATGGCGCCAAGTGCAAGGTTAGCTGTGTACAAGGCTGTATACCCGGCTGGAGGAACAATGGCTGATCTCATCGCTGCCATAGATCAA GCAATGGAAGACAAGGTCGACGTGCTGGTACTGTCCATTGGACCAGATGAGCGTCCTGCTAGCGAAGTCACGTTCCTCAGCATGCTGGATGTTGCTCTGCTGTCCGCGAGGAGAGCCGGCGTGTTCGTCGCTCAGGCCGCCGGCAACAGCGGCCCGGCTGAGTCTTCCGTCGTCTCCTACAGCCCGTGGGTGACGACCGTAGCCGCCGCGACCACTGGCCGGAGCTACACGTCGTGGCTAGTCCTCGGTGATGGTCGCCGCATTCCGGGACTCGGATTGTCCG CGCCGACGATCCAGTCCAGACTTGTCGCCGCCAAGGACGCCGCGGTGCCGGACGCGGCCAGCATGGAACACGCGGAGGAATGCCAGCACGCGGAGGCGCTCAGCTTCCGCACCGACGTGCTGCGCGGCAGCATCGTCGTCTGCTCTTTCTCGCGAGGGTTCTACAACGGCACGTCGACGTTGAGCGCCATCCGCGACGTGGCCCAGGCTCTCGGGTTCGCTGGCTTCGTCCTCGTGGCCGACGCGCAGCATGGCGGCGACTTCCTCGCGCAGCCGCTCCCTTTCTCCGTCCCCGGCGTCATGGTCCCTCGGGTCGCCGATGCTATGGTGCTATGGTCGTACTACGCCGCGCACACGGTGTACGGCGGCAGCGCAACCGTGTTCGGAGCCACAGCGGCGATCACGGAAGGAAGAGTCGCCGCGTTTACGGACGCGGCGCCGGTGGTGGCGCGGTACTCGTCGCGGGGGCCGGACGTCATTGACAGGGAGTCAACGCCGGCGGACGTGCTCAAGCCGGACATCCTCGCTCCCGGCGACCAGGTATGGGCGGCCTGGAGCGCGCTCAGCGTCGGCGAGACAATATTCTCCGGCAACCATTTCGCGATGATATCAGGCACCAGCATGGCGGCGCCACATATCGGCGGCGTCGCGGCGCTGATCAGGCAGAGGCACCCCTCGTGGGGGCCTTCGGCCGTCGCCTCCGCGCTCTCCACCACCGCGCGGAGGCACGACAGGCAGAAGCGCCCGATCATGTCGGAGGGCTTCCAGATCGGCTCGCTGCACACGGGGACGCCGTTCCACTACGGCGCCGGATTCGTGAACCCCGCCGGCGCACTGGACCCCGGCCTGGTCGTCGCGCCAGAGCCCGATGACTACACCAGCTTCCTCTGCTCGCTGCCACAGCTCAGCCCCGACGACGTGCTAGCAGCCACCGGTTTGGCCTGCCAGACGCCACTAGCTTCTCCGGTAGACCTCAACCTGCCGTCGGTTACTGTCTCCGCGCTGCGTGGCTCCCTATTCGTCCGGCGCAGGGTGACGAACGTGGCGAGCAACGCCGAAACCTACCTCTGCTCCACTCTGCCGCCGGCCGGGGTGAGCGTCACCGTGCGGCCTGCGTGGTTTGAGGTGGCACCTGGGGAAACTCAGGAGGTGGTGATCGAGCTGAGAGTGACCAGGGCGTCAAACGCGTTCAGCTTCGGTGAGATACTTCTCGCCGGGAGCTTGGACCACCTCGTGAGGCTGCCGCTGGCCGTGCGACCCCTTGCCACATGA
- the LOC100279232 gene encoding HR-like lesion-inducing protein-related, which translates to MLVVSLFRLSHNYFVLLMHQFIVENVEIMLFGHIFRFIEFGNDGGPAAKTLKPKFNLFVKLVSKNTGLGVPHIDIKTVIAATMFLKGFGGLLFIVSSSFGAFLLLIYLAFITPIVYDFYNHEMESTLFVDLFFKFIQNLAFMGALLFFLGM; encoded by the exons ATGCTTGTAGTTTCTCTCTTTCGATTGTCGCACAATTACTTCGTTCTTTTGATGCACcagtttattgttgagaatgttGAAATAATGCTTTTCGGTCATATATTTAGGTTCATTGAATTTGGAAATGACGGTGGACCTGCAGCGAAGACCTTGAAGCCAAAGTTCAATTTGTTCGTCAAGCTAGTGTCCAAGAATACTGGATTGGGGGTGCCGCATATTGAT ATAAAAACTGTCATTGCAGCTACCATGTTTCTTAAAGGCTTTGGTGGTCTTCTGTTCATAGTCAGCAGCTCATTTGGAGCATTCCTCCTG CTCATTTACTTGGCGTTTATAACCCCTATTGTGTATGACTTCTACAACCATGAAATGGAGTCAACACTGTTTGTCGATCTTTTTTTCAAGTTCATACAG AACTTGGCGTTTATGGGTGCCCTGCTTTTCTTCCTTGGGATGAAG
- the LOC100192651 gene encoding uncharacterized protein LOC100192651 produces the protein MAGKEDENEKPSLVAAGGKQDRTAATTESLPQRTNLEWGKAACSEDDIQKCVAAGAFHPGELVEWRAPVKDETPTLSTMEDQFVILSLTHIICGLRVDASDFLVSVLEYYRLEWSHLTPNSITALSIFAHLCEAYVEAPPTVEVFTHFYSLYHNRKGETTTLGAVYFRLRDRMKKNYPLYYLRSSQFMWVSLWFYAKVPKSCRLTFRGDILKEENNWNWKDLLPLSCEQMKQVGQIMKLSNQGLTGADIIHDYLKRRISPLRRRMHLTCNYSGLSDPTRDSDKDLSVEDIESKLSYLLDLKRMGVKQPTGRLVRASTNDQANQPLDLLNVCSTHEAKKEAQPQVCASLRRYTRQSAGPRKVAVPPPLKIDPPPTQGPAPEEILDATTNIATAVSPNLGVEQKSIEHPTVAEERKIAELVKPTFSVIGAKRKASAPRSRSKRRAKYSLLSVVTKTRMSSLDTGSIKGTSRTKEAVLALNSRSIGLARCPPASLAEGTGNGGLFMLAKVVDHTKVVEDSMSNILLNQQVGDSSRKEVDPAQSITEIVQDQEAIEVSAAIPVPNKEEINSGVIWERMQKVQSEYVSLSMTASSELLEQAKKLVMENKRLKDVQIMLSQQVKDLEDGRRLLTERMKKAEQETFKIIEENMKLKDENKGQKQMIEELSKQNESTLGALVHKCTLLDRYKEESAQLIREKEELQSRVSRVNDLVKLVSSTLCQEKDSAS, from the exons ATGGCGGGAAAAGAGGATGAGAATGAGAAGCCATCGTTGGTGGCAGCCGGCGGCAAGCAAGATCGGACAGCGGCGACCACGG AATCCCTTCCGCAAAGGACGAATCTTGAGTGGGGAAAGGCAGCGTGTAGCGAGGATGACATCCAGAAGTGTGTAGCTGCCGGTGCCTTCCATCCCGGTGAGCTGGTCGAATGGCGAGCTCCCGTCAAGGATGAGACTCCGACGCTATCCACCATGGAGGATCAGTTTGTTATCCTGTCTCTGACGCACATAATTTGCGGTCTGAGGGTCGATGCGAGCGATTTCCTGGTCAGTGTGCTCGAGTACTACAGACTTGAGTGGTCTCACCTGACGCCCAACTCTATTACGGCGCTGAGCATCTTCGCCCACCTTTGTGAGGCCTACGTGGAGGCGCCTCCAACTGTGGAGGTCTTCACGCACTTCTACAGCCTCTATCACAATAGGAAAGGCGAAACGACAACACTGGGCGCCGTCTACTTCCGGCTCAGGGACAGGATGAAGAAGAATTATCCATTGTACTACTTGAGGTCCTCGCAGTTCATGTGGGTTTCTCTGTGGTTCTATGCCAAGGTACCAAAGAGCTGTCGCTTGACCTTCAGGGGTGATATACTAAAGGAGGAAAACAATTGGAATTGGAAAGATCTTTTGCCTCTTTCCTGTGAGCAGATGAAGCAGGTCGGCCAAATCATGAAGCTAAGTAACCAAGGCTTGACTGGTGCAGACATCATTCATGATTACCTCAAGCGCCGGATTAGCCCTTTGCGCCGAAGGATGCATTTGACATGCAATTATTCTGGCCTCTCAGATCCTACCAGGGATTCAGACAAAG ATCTTTCTGTGGAAGACATTGAGAGCAAGCTGAGCTACCTTCTAGATCTTAAGAGGATGGGTGTGAAGCAGCCTACAGGTAGACTGGTCAGAGCATCAACCAATGACCAAGCCAATCAGCCTCTA GACTTGCTGAATGTTTGCTCAACTCACGAAGCTAAGAAGGAAGCACAACCTCAAGTTTGTGCCTCCCTACGAAGATACACAAGGCAATCTGCTGGTCCCAGGAAGGTTGCAGTACCTCCACCTCTTAAAATTGACCCTCCCCCCACTCAAGGTCCGGCCCCAGAAGAGATTCTAGATGCCACAACAAACATAGCGACTGCAGTTTCTCCAAACCTGGGCGTAGAACAAAAATCTATAGAGCACCCTACTGTGGCTGAAGAGCGGAAAATAGCAGAGTTAGTGAAACCTACGTTTTCAGTCATTGGTGCCAAAAGGAAGGCATCTGCCCCCCGGTCTCGTTCAAAGAGAAGAGCAAAGTATTCATTACTTTCCGTTGTTACAAAGACCAG GATGTCATCTTTGGACACTGGTTCTATAAAAGGGACTTCTAGAACAAAAGAGGCAGTGTTAGCGCTGAATTCACGGTCAATAGGATTGGCTCGATGCCCTCCTGCCTCTTTAGCAGAAGGGACAGGGAACGGTGGACTGTTCATGCTTGCCAAAGTTGTTGACCATACTAAGGTTGTTGAGGATTCCATGTCGAATATACTCCTTAATCAACAAGTTGGAGATTCTTCTCGCAAGGAGGTTGATCCTGCACAATCTATCACTGAGATTGTCCAAGACCAGGAGGCCATTGAGGTTTCAGCTGCCATTCCGGTGCCTAATAAGGAGGAAATAAACAGTGGGGTGATATGGGAGCGGATGCAGAAAGTTCAGAGTGAA TACGTGTCACTCAGTATGACAGCCTCCTCTGAGCTTTTAGAACAAGCAAAGAAGCTGGTCATGGAGAATAAACGCCTGAAGGACGTGCAGATAATGCTGTCGCAACAAGTGAAAG ACCTCGAAGACGGCAGAAGGCTCTTAACAGAAAGGATGAAGAAAGCCGAGCAGGAGACATTCAAAATAATAGAAGAAAATATGAAGCTCAAAGATGAGAACAAAG GGCAGAAGCAGATGATCGAGGAGCTGAGTAAGCAGAATGAGTCAACCCTAGGGGCCTTGGTCCATAAATGCACTCTGTTGGACCGCTACAAAGAGGAGTCTGCTCAGCTCATTAGAGAGAAGGAAGAGCTGCAATCGCGTGTTTCGCGTGTCAATGATCTTGTCAAGCTAGTCTCTAGTACTTTGTGCCAAGAGAAAGACAGCGCTTCCTAA
- the LOC100192651 gene encoding uncharacterized protein isoform X1 produces MRMRSHRWWQPAASKIGQRRPRVRIRGKHFVPHFLILRPFFSSHFSLSPESRDWSPLSCFSESLPQRTNLEWGKAACSEDDIQKCVAAGAFHPGELVEWRAPVKDETPTLSTMEDQFVILSLTHIICGLRVDASDFLVSVLEYYRLEWSHLTPNSITALSIFAHLCEAYVEAPPTVEVFTHFYSLYHNRKGETTTLGAVYFRLRDRMKKNYPLYYLRSSQFMWVSLWFYAKVPKSCRLTFRGDILKEENNWNWKDLLPLSCEQMKQVGQIMKLSNQGLTGADIIHDYLKRRISPLRRRMHLTCNYSGLSDPTRDSDKDLSVEDIESKLSYLLDLKRMGVKQPTGRLVRASTNDQANQPLDLLNVCSTHEAKKEAQPQVCASLRRYTRQSAGPRKVAVPPPLKIDPPPTQGPAPEEILDATTNIATAVSPNLGVEQKSIEHPTVAEERKIAELVKPTFSVIGAKRKASAPRSRSKRRAKYSLLSVVTKTRMSSLDTGSIKGTSRTKEAVLALNSRSIGLARCPPASLAEGTGNGGLFMLAKVVDHTKVVEDSMSNILLNQQVGDSSRKEVDPAQSITEIVQDQEAIEVSAAIPVPNKEEINSGVIWERMQKVQSEYVSLSMTASSELLEQAKKLVMENKRLKDVQIMLSQQVKDLEDGRRLLTERMKKAEQETFKIIEENMKLKDENKGQKQMIEELSKQNESTLGALVHKCTLLDRYKEESAQLIREKEELQSRVSRVNDLVKLVSSTLCQEKDSAS; encoded by the exons ATGAGAATGAGAAGCCATCGTTGGTGGCAGCCGGCGGCAAGCAAGATCGGACAGCGGCGACCACGGGTGAGGATCCGTGGCAAGCATTTCGTTCCCCATTTTCttattcttcggcctttcttcagttcccatttctccctttctcCAGAGTCCAGAGACTGGTCACCTTTGTCTTGTTTTTCAGAATCCCTTCCGCAAAGGACGAATCTTGAGTGGGGAAAGGCAGCGTGTAGCGAGGATGACATCCAGAAGTGTGTAGCTGCCGGTGCCTTCCATCCCGGTGAGCTGGTCGAATGGCGAGCTCCCGTCAAGGATGAGACTCCGACGCTATCCACCATGGAGGATCAGTTTGTTATCCTGTCTCTGACGCACATAATTTGCGGTCTGAGGGTCGATGCGAGCGATTTCCTGGTCAGTGTGCTCGAGTACTACAGACTTGAGTGGTCTCACCTGACGCCCAACTCTATTACGGCGCTGAGCATCTTCGCCCACCTTTGTGAGGCCTACGTGGAGGCGCCTCCAACTGTGGAGGTCTTCACGCACTTCTACAGCCTCTATCACAATAGGAAAGGCGAAACGACAACACTGGGCGCCGTCTACTTCCGGCTCAGGGACAGGATGAAGAAGAATTATCCATTGTACTACTTGAGGTCCTCGCAGTTCATGTGGGTTTCTCTGTGGTTCTATGCCAAGGTACCAAAGAGCTGTCGCTTGACCTTCAGGGGTGATATACTAAAGGAGGAAAACAATTGGAATTGGAAAGATCTTTTGCCTCTTTCCTGTGAGCAGATGAAGCAGGTCGGCCAAATCATGAAGCTAAGTAACCAAGGCTTGACTGGTGCAGACATCATTCATGATTACCTCAAGCGCCGGATTAGCCCTTTGCGCCGAAGGATGCATTTGACATGCAATTATTCTGGCCTCTCAGATCCTACCAGGGATTCAGACAAAG ATCTTTCTGTGGAAGACATTGAGAGCAAGCTGAGCTACCTTCTAGATCTTAAGAGGATGGGTGTGAAGCAGCCTACAGGTAGACTGGTCAGAGCATCAACCAATGACCAAGCCAATCAGCCTCTA GACTTGCTGAATGTTTGCTCAACTCACGAAGCTAAGAAGGAAGCACAACCTCAAGTTTGTGCCTCCCTACGAAGATACACAAGGCAATCTGCTGGTCCCAGGAAGGTTGCAGTACCTCCACCTCTTAAAATTGACCCTCCCCCCACTCAAGGTCCGGCCCCAGAAGAGATTCTAGATGCCACAACAAACATAGCGACTGCAGTTTCTCCAAACCTGGGCGTAGAACAAAAATCTATAGAGCACCCTACTGTGGCTGAAGAGCGGAAAATAGCAGAGTTAGTGAAACCTACGTTTTCAGTCATTGGTGCCAAAAGGAAGGCATCTGCCCCCCGGTCTCGTTCAAAGAGAAGAGCAAAGTATTCATTACTTTCCGTTGTTACAAAGACCAG GATGTCATCTTTGGACACTGGTTCTATAAAAGGGACTTCTAGAACAAAAGAGGCAGTGTTAGCGCTGAATTCACGGTCAATAGGATTGGCTCGATGCCCTCCTGCCTCTTTAGCAGAAGGGACAGGGAACGGTGGACTGTTCATGCTTGCCAAAGTTGTTGACCATACTAAGGTTGTTGAGGATTCCATGTCGAATATACTCCTTAATCAACAAGTTGGAGATTCTTCTCGCAAGGAGGTTGATCCTGCACAATCTATCACTGAGATTGTCCAAGACCAGGAGGCCATTGAGGTTTCAGCTGCCATTCCGGTGCCTAATAAGGAGGAAATAAACAGTGGGGTGATATGGGAGCGGATGCAGAAAGTTCAGAGTGAA TACGTGTCACTCAGTATGACAGCCTCCTCTGAGCTTTTAGAACAAGCAAAGAAGCTGGTCATGGAGAATAAACGCCTGAAGGACGTGCAGATAATGCTGTCGCAACAAGTGAAAG ACCTCGAAGACGGCAGAAGGCTCTTAACAGAAAGGATGAAGAAAGCCGAGCAGGAGACATTCAAAATAATAGAAGAAAATATGAAGCTCAAAGATGAGAACAAAG GGCAGAAGCAGATGATCGAGGAGCTGAGTAAGCAGAATGAGTCAACCCTAGGGGCCTTGGTCCATAAATGCACTCTGTTGGACCGCTACAAAGAGGAGTCTGCTCAGCTCATTAGAGAGAAGGAAGAGCTGCAATCGCGTGTTTCGCGTGTCAATGATCTTGTCAAGCTAGTCTCTAGTACTTTGTGCCAAGAGAAAGACAGCGCTTCCTAA